Proteins encoded within one genomic window of Labrys wisconsinensis:
- a CDS encoding glucosamine inositolphosphorylceramide transferase family protein, whose protein sequence is MKLRVRLDAGAPRRWHRALLDRLAARPGVTVEVEAASGPPLPAGASLLFSLERLLHGLPPGGPAAAAAPADFAAFPRADGPADLVLDLCGGAPAGATPTWTVAYDGMAGELGLLAALAAGRAPVVTVHDGTRLVAQGRPGTEHGGILLPAFEDTLTRTTSLILAAFAGGAFHAPADLPSPLHPAPTPSPTVLGKRAAREVAATLVRRLYRLCYHSPHWRVGWRRVDGPDVIDLEAHPAGGWRNLGDDGRRFYADPFPIERNGVVTLFVEDFAHRLGKGIISAVAFGPDGPLGVPEPVLELDCHLSYPFVFERDGETWMIPETSGAGTVELYRATRFPGGWVKEATLLSGLVAGDATLVEHGGRWWMFATVQDGGGAFSDALHLWSAPDFRGPWTPHAHNPVLIDIASARPAGRMVRRNGMLWRPVQDCRAGYGAALGLARVLRLDDDGFEQEVAATLRAGPLWPGRRLHTLNRAGPIEVIDGSARARFGR, encoded by the coding sequence ATGAAACTCAGAGTGAGGCTCGATGCCGGAGCGCCGCGGCGCTGGCACAGGGCGCTGCTGGACCGCCTCGCCGCGCGTCCGGGAGTGACGGTGGAGGTCGAGGCGGCCTCGGGCCCGCCGCTGCCCGCCGGCGCGAGCCTGCTCTTCTCCCTGGAACGGCTGCTGCATGGGCTGCCTCCCGGAGGGCCGGCCGCGGCTGCCGCGCCCGCCGACTTCGCGGCCTTCCCGCGCGCCGACGGTCCGGCCGACCTGGTGCTCGACCTCTGCGGCGGCGCTCCCGCCGGCGCGACGCCGACCTGGACCGTGGCCTATGACGGCATGGCCGGCGAGCTCGGCCTGCTGGCCGCCCTCGCCGCCGGCCGCGCGCCAGTCGTGACGGTCCACGATGGCACCCGCCTGGTCGCGCAGGGCCGGCCGGGCACCGAGCACGGCGGCATCCTGCTTCCGGCCTTCGAGGACACGCTCACTCGGACGACCAGCCTGATCCTGGCGGCCTTCGCCGGCGGCGCGTTCCATGCGCCGGCCGACCTGCCCTCGCCGCTCCATCCGGCCCCGACGCCTTCGCCCACGGTCCTGGGGAAGCGCGCGGCCCGGGAGGTCGCGGCCACGCTGGTCCGCCGCCTCTATCGCCTGTGCTACCACTCGCCCCATTGGCGGGTCGGCTGGCGCCGGGTCGACGGCCCCGACGTCATCGACCTCGAGGCGCACCCCGCCGGCGGCTGGCGCAACCTCGGCGATGACGGCCGGCGCTTCTACGCCGACCCCTTCCCGATCGAGCGCAACGGCGTGGTGACGCTGTTCGTCGAGGATTTCGCGCATCGGCTCGGCAAGGGCATCATCTCGGCGGTGGCGTTCGGGCCGGACGGCCCGCTGGGCGTGCCCGAGCCGGTGCTCGAGCTCGATTGCCACCTGTCCTATCCCTTCGTGTTCGAGCGGGACGGCGAGACCTGGATGATCCCGGAAACCTCCGGCGCCGGCACTGTGGAGCTCTATCGCGCCACGCGCTTCCCCGGCGGCTGGGTCAAGGAGGCGACGCTGCTCTCCGGCCTCGTCGCCGGCGACGCGACGCTGGTCGAGCATGGCGGGCGCTGGTGGATGTTCGCCACGGTGCAGGACGGCGGCGGTGCCTTCTCCGACGCGCTCCACCTCTGGTCGGCGCCGGATTTCCGCGGGCCGTGGACGCCCCATGCCCACAATCCCGTGCTGATCGACATCGCCTCGGCACGGCCCGCCGGTCGCATGGTGCGGCGGAACGGCATGCTCTGGCGGCCGGTGCAGGACTGCCGCGCCGGCTATGGCGCGGCGCTCGGCCTGGCACGGGTGCTGCGCCTCGACGACGACGGGTTCGAGCAGGAGGTGGCGGCGACCCTGCGCGCCGGGCCGCTCTGGCCCGGGCGGCGCCTGCACACGCTCAACCGTGCCGGCCCGATCGAGGTGATCGACGGCTCGGCGCGAGCCCGCTTCGGCCGCTGA